A stretch of the Bacillus mesophilus genome encodes the following:
- a CDS encoding ABC transporter permease codes for MFQYIIRRILIAIPVLIGVTIFNFFIINLAPGNPVDMFVNPNMSEADKEAKKEALGLNDPLWEQYGRWMGNMLQGDFGYSFASYEPVMNNIVDRMGPTFLLMGAALIIAYLIAIPIGILSATRQYSFIDYLTTSVSFLGISIPNFFLGLGAIYVFSIVFKVLPTGGMTTLGSSGGFMDVFMHLILPATVLGTAIAGNMVRYVRSSMLEVLGQDYLRTARAKGLREFLVNNKHALRNALIPIVTVIGLDIPLLIGGAVVTEQIFQWPGLGQLTIQSIGSRDYPTLMALNFLAAFTVLFANLLTDVMYSVVDPRIKYN; via the coding sequence ATGTTTCAATATATTATCCGAAGAATTCTCATCGCAATTCCAGTTTTAATTGGAGTAACAATCTTTAACTTTTTCATTATTAATCTAGCACCCGGTAACCCGGTTGACATGTTTGTTAATCCGAATATGTCTGAGGCTGACAAGGAAGCAAAAAAAGAAGCGCTCGGATTAAATGATCCATTATGGGAGCAGTACGGTAGGTGGATGGGGAATATGCTACAAGGAGATTTTGGGTATTCCTTCGCCTCATATGAGCCAGTCATGAATAACATCGTAGACCGAATGGGACCAACCTTCCTCCTAATGGGTGCTGCATTAATCATTGCTTATCTAATTGCAATCCCAATCGGAATTCTAAGTGCAACAAGGCAGTATTCCTTTATTGATTATTTAACGACTTCTGTTTCGTTTTTAGGAATTTCGATTCCAAACTTTTTCCTAGGATTAGGAGCAATTTATGTTTTCTCAATTGTATTCAAAGTTCTTCCAACAGGTGGAATGACTACCCTCGGATCTTCCGGAGGTTTTATGGATGTATTTATGCATTTAATACTACCAGCCACTGTACTTGGGACTGCTATTGCAGGTAACATGGTCCGTTACGTTAGATCAAGTATGCTGGAAGTTTTAGGTCAGGACTATCTAAGAACAGCACGTGCAAAGGGGTTACGTGAGTTTCTAGTTAACAATAAGCATGCTTTAAGAAATGCATTAATTCCAATTGTTACAGTAATAGGATTAGATATTCCGTTATTGATCGGAGGAGCAGTTGTAACAGAACAAATTTTCCAGTGGCCAGGGTTAGGTCAGCTAACAATTCAGTCGATTGGTTCACGTGATTATCCAACACTAATGGCTTTGAATTTCTTAGCTGCATTTACAGTTTTGTTTGCTAACCTTTTAACTGACGTCATGTATTCAG
- a CDS encoding ABC transporter ATP-binding protein: MSQQPVMEKEEQSTKTAPLLQVRDLKQHYPITKGILSRTVGHVKAVDGISFDIYPGETLGLVGESGCGKSTTGRAIVQLEKPTEGEILFNGQNLTHLSVSEMRKVRTDLQIIFQDPYSSLNPRKRIGDLLSEPLLFHKLAKPSEVKKKVDDILEIVGLPRSYSSRYPHEFSGGQRQRIGIARALILNPKLIVCDEPVSALDVSIQAQVLNLLKDLQKEFSLTFLFIGHGLGAVKYISDRIAVMYLGNIVEVATTEEIFKKPKHPYTSGLLSAYPIPNPHMRGRERVVIEGDVPSPANPPKGCKFHTRCPFVQNKCIEEAPVLTGTNHSVACHFPLNE; the protein is encoded by the coding sequence ATGAGCCAACAACCAGTTATGGAAAAGGAAGAACAAAGCACAAAAACAGCACCTCTATTACAGGTTCGAGACTTAAAACAACACTACCCAATTACAAAGGGGATTCTGTCGAGAACAGTAGGGCATGTAAAAGCAGTTGATGGAATTTCGTTTGATATTTATCCAGGAGAAACTTTAGGGCTAGTTGGTGAGTCAGGTTGTGGTAAATCCACTACAGGACGGGCGATTGTCCAACTTGAAAAACCTACCGAAGGTGAAATCCTATTTAATGGTCAAAACCTAACTCACCTTTCTGTATCTGAAATGAGAAAAGTTAGAACAGATTTACAAATCATCTTTCAGGATCCTTATTCTTCCTTGAATCCGAGAAAGCGGATAGGTGATTTATTAAGTGAACCTCTTCTTTTCCATAAGTTAGCTAAGCCATCAGAGGTTAAGAAGAAAGTAGACGACATATTAGAGATTGTTGGTTTACCAAGGTCTTATAGTAGTCGTTACCCTCATGAATTTTCCGGTGGACAGCGTCAGAGAATCGGAATTGCCAGGGCGCTTATATTAAATCCTAAATTAATAGTTTGCGATGAGCCTGTATCCGCATTAGATGTTTCCATACAAGCTCAAGTATTAAATCTATTAAAAGACTTGCAAAAAGAGTTTAGTTTAACCTTCTTATTTATCGGTCATGGTTTAGGTGCGGTAAAGTACATCAGTGATCGAATTGCTGTTATGTACTTAGGTAATATCGTAGAGGTCGCAACAACAGAAGAAATCTTTAAAAAACCAAAGCATCCATACACCAGTGGATTGCTTAGTGCCTATCCAATTCCAAATCCACATATGCGTGGACGTGAAAGGGTCGTTATTGAAGGGGATGTACCGAGCCCGGCGAATCCTCCAAAGGGATGTAAATTCCATACCCGTTGTCCGTTTGTCCAAAACAAATGTATTGAGGAAGCGCCAGTTTTAACGGGAACGAATCATTCCGTTGCCTGTCACTTTCCATTAAACGAATAG
- a CDS encoding oligopeptide/dipeptide ABC transporter ATP-binding protein produces MGEYLLNVDKLQTVFRTGKGEVTSVEEVSFKLKPGETIGIVGESGCGKSVTSLSIMRLLGKHGLVKNGSINFNGKDLAKIPESEMRKIRGNEISMIFQEPMTSLNPVFTIGNQLTEGVRLHMKLGKKEARTYAIEMLSKVGIPRPEAIMDEYPHALSGGMRQRVMIAMALSCMPKLLIADEPTTALDVTIQAQILELMKKLRSQSNTAIVLITHDLGVVAEMVDRIIVMYAGQVVEEADVYTLFDNPKHPYTKGLIGSIPHIEYDAEERLTSIPGAVPSLQNMPSGCRFHTRCEFATERCIQEQPNLIHTDKYDNHKVRCWLVEESNSDQPGKEVHV; encoded by the coding sequence GTGGGAGAATATTTATTGAATGTTGACAAACTTCAAACTGTCTTCAGAACAGGTAAAGGAGAGGTGACTTCAGTAGAAGAAGTAAGCTTTAAGCTTAAACCAGGGGAGACAATTGGAATTGTTGGAGAATCTGGTTGTGGTAAGAGTGTTACATCTTTATCAATCATGAGGCTCCTAGGTAAACACGGACTAGTGAAAAATGGATCCATTAATTTTAATGGTAAGGATCTTGCTAAGATTCCTGAATCAGAAATGCGAAAAATTCGTGGAAATGAAATATCTATGATATTCCAAGAACCGATGACATCTTTAAACCCTGTGTTTACAATCGGAAATCAACTAACAGAAGGTGTTCGCCTTCATATGAAACTAGGAAAGAAAGAAGCAAGAACTTATGCAATTGAAATGTTAAGCAAAGTTGGTATACCAAGACCTGAAGCAATTATGGATGAATATCCACATGCTTTATCGGGTGGGATGAGACAGCGTGTTATGATCGCAATGGCTCTATCCTGTATGCCTAAGCTTCTCATTGCTGATGAACCTACAACTGCATTGGATGTTACAATTCAAGCTCAAATTTTGGAGCTAATGAAAAAATTAAGATCTCAATCTAACACTGCCATTGTTCTGATCACTCATGATTTAGGTGTGGTAGCCGAAATGGTAGATCGAATTATCGTTATGTACGCGGGGCAAGTAGTTGAAGAAGCGGATGTATACACCCTATTTGATAATCCGAAGCATCCTTATACAAAAGGACTAATTGGATCTATTCCGCATATTGAATACGATGCTGAAGAAAGACTCACCTCGATTCCTGGAGCGGTTCCAAGCCTGCAAAACATGCCATCTGGATGTAGATTTCATACAAGGTGTGAGTTTGCAACAGAACGATGCATACAGGAGCAGCCAAACTTAATTCATACAGATAAATATGATAATCACAAAGTAAGGTGTTGGCTAGTGGAGGAAAGTAATTCAGATCAACCAGGGAAGGAGGTTCATGTATGA